The Paenibacillus mucilaginosus 3016 genome includes the window GATGTGGTGCAGCTGCATGGCCAGGAATCCCCTGCATTCTGCAGTGAGGTGAAAGAGCGGTGGCCGGCGGTTCAGGTGTTCAAGGTGTTCTCTCTGAGCGGTGGGGCTTCCGGGGAAGCCGGTGACGGCGGTGCCTTCCGGCTGGAGCCTTACCGCGGCGTTGTGGACGGGATGCTGATCGATACGTTCGACCCCGTATATGGGGGCGGCTCCGGTAAGACGTTTGCCTGGGATGCGATTCCACCCTATCTGGAGTGGTGCCGCGGGGCGGGCATTCCGCTGCTTGTAGCAGGCGGGCTGCAGCCGGGTAACGTAGGGGAGCTGCTTCGCACTTACGCACCGGACGGGGTGGATGTGTCGAGCGGCGTGGAGACCGAAGGGGTCAAGGATCTGGATAAAATCACAAGCTTTGTCGAAAGGGTGAGAAACGATGTTTAACGGACCGGATGAGTTCGGGCGCTTCGGCAAGTTCGGCGGGCGCTATGTTCCCGAAACGCTGATGAACGCACTGATCGAGCTGGAGGATGCGTTCAAAACGATCTCCAAAACTGACAAGTTTCAGGAGGAGCTGACCTATTGGCTTCACCGCTATTCCGGTCGTCCGACCTCCCTGTATTATGCAGGGCGTCTCACCGAGCACCTGGGCGGCGCCAAGGTGTATTTGAAGCGCGAGGATTTGAATCATACGGGTGCGCACAAAATCAACAACGCGCTCGGACAGGGCCTTCTGGCCAAATATATGGGCAAGACGAAGATCATCGCCGAGACGGGAGCCGGCCAGC containing:
- a CDS encoding phosphoribosylanthranilate isomerase gives rise to the protein MALVKICGLQTLSHVEAVAKLPVDYIGFVFARSKRQVAPRTAGELIRAMRDASAGTASRPKAAGVFVNPSMDELEAVLGEAPLDVVQLHGQESPAFCSEVKERWPAVQVFKVFSLSGGASGEAGDGGAFRLEPYRGVVDGMLIDTFDPVYGGGSGKTFAWDAIPPYLEWCRGAGIPLLVAGGLQPGNVGELLRTYAPDGVDVSSGVETEGVKDLDKITSFVERVRNDV